From the genome of Halomonas sp. 1513, one region includes:
- a CDS encoding ribonucleotide reductase subunit alpha yields the protein MAISNFADLLSEARKQPEPQRLLLVCTRAELPDYPSEEQRRRFEQGEGGALTPVTCVDRTPEELSDMATFVEQSRETGQDWDLVFAAAMADPGDDGIIEQQLRRMVESLQMGSIESFLAFNRRGEVVSFQ from the coding sequence ATGGCCATTTCAAACTTTGCCGACCTGCTCTCCGAAGCGCGTAAACAGCCCGAGCCGCAGCGCCTGCTGTTGGTGTGCACTCGGGCCGAACTACCCGACTACCCCAGCGAAGAGCAGCGCCGCCGCTTCGAGCAGGGCGAGGGCGGGGCACTGACACCGGTCACCTGTGTCGACAGGACCCCCGAGGAGCTCAGCGACATGGCCACCTTCGTCGAGCAGTCGCGTGAGACTGGCCAGGACTGGGACCTCGTCTTCGCGGCTGCCATGGCCGATCCCGGCGATGATGGGATCATTGAGCAGCAGTTGCGGCGCATGGTGGAGTCGCTGCAGATGGGCAGTATCGAGTCCTTCCTGGCCTTCAATCGTCGCGGTGAGGTGGTGAGCTTCCAGTGA
- a CDS encoding NnrS: protein MTLPPPEPSGAPIARLAFRPFFLLASLFGVLSLMVWLAFWHGGLLLRPHGGSMWWHQHEMLFGFGAAVVVGFLLTAAQNWTGQRSLQGWLLLGLVGVWLAARLLLAFPMGLPAGLLMVIDLAFLPLAALALGQMVLAVRQWRNLVFVPILLLLAVANLAMHIGVMRGQWLLIREGGYLAVLLIAALMVMLGGRVIPFFTSRKLGRQRPADWPMLERLSLWSIYAVVLVQLAILLSIELPPGLLGWAMLVAAGANGVRLARWEGWRTLHEPLLWGLHFSYAFIVVGLVMWALAHTGVFRVELAVHALAIGGIGSMMLAMMARVALGHTGREIRTLPGIGIGLMLMFAGALLRSPVLAMFPQITHWTYSVSILFWCIAFLIFLFHYTVPLLTTRVDGKDG, encoded by the coding sequence ATGACCTTACCCCCACCCGAGCCGTCCGGGGCGCCCATTGCCCGGCTCGCTTTTCGCCCGTTCTTCCTGCTGGCCTCGCTGTTCGGGGTGCTGTCGCTGATGGTGTGGCTCGCCTTCTGGCACGGCGGTTTGCTGCTGCGTCCCCACGGAGGCTCGATGTGGTGGCACCAGCACGAGATGCTCTTTGGGTTTGGCGCGGCCGTGGTGGTGGGGTTTTTGCTGACCGCAGCACAGAACTGGACCGGGCAGCGCAGCCTGCAGGGCTGGCTTCTGCTGGGACTGGTCGGCGTCTGGCTAGCCGCGCGGCTGCTGCTTGCGTTTCCCATGGGGCTGCCGGCTGGGCTTTTGATGGTCATCGACCTGGCCTTCCTGCCGCTGGCCGCGCTAGCCCTGGGGCAGATGGTGCTGGCGGTTCGTCAGTGGCGCAACCTGGTGTTCGTGCCCATCCTGCTGCTGCTGGCGGTGGCCAACCTGGCCATGCACATCGGGGTAATGCGCGGGCAGTGGCTGCTGATCCGCGAAGGCGGCTATCTTGCGGTGTTGCTGATCGCCGCCCTGATGGTGATGCTCGGTGGCCGTGTGATCCCCTTCTTTACCTCGCGCAAGCTGGGACGCCAGCGGCCAGCCGACTGGCCGATGCTCGAGCGTCTCTCGCTGTGGTCCATCTACGCCGTGGTGCTGGTGCAGCTGGCAATTCTGCTCTCGATCGAGCTGCCGCCCGGTCTGCTGGGGTGGGCCATGCTGGTGGCCGCTGGCGCCAATGGCGTGCGGCTTGCGCGCTGGGAAGGGTGGCGGACCCTGCATGAACCCCTGCTGTGGGGGTTGCATTTTAGCTACGCCTTCATCGTGGTAGGACTGGTGATGTGGGCCCTTGCTCATACTGGCGTATTTCGGGTGGAGTTGGCTGTCCACGCGCTGGCCATCGGTGGCATCGGCAGCATGATGCTGGCGATGATGGCCCGGGTCGCCCTCGGCCATACCGGGCGGGAGATTCGCACCCTGCCAGGCATCGGGATCGGGCTCATGCTGATGTTTGCAGGGGCGCTGCTGCGCTCGCCAGTGCTGGCGATGTTCCCGCAGATCACGCACTGGACCTACAGCGTCAGCATCCTGTTCTGGTGCATCGCTTTTCTGATCTTCCTGTTTCACTACACGGTACCGCTGCTGACCACTCGCGTGGACGGCAAGGACGGCTAA
- a CDS encoding regulator SirB produces the protein MEHYFLIKHLHITAATLSLALFALRAWWSVRESPWLQRRWVKVLPHINDTLLLALGVLLMVMLRMWPHQHPWLAAKLIALLVYIGLGTLAIKRGRSPAVRGGAAIAAMAAFVYMLGAALQKSPLSWLAVA, from the coding sequence ATCGAGCACTACTTCCTGATCAAGCACCTGCACATCACCGCCGCAACGCTCAGCCTGGCGCTGTTCGCGCTGAGGGCCTGGTGGTCGGTACGCGAGTCGCCCTGGCTGCAGCGCCGCTGGGTGAAGGTGCTGCCGCATATCAACGACACTCTGCTGCTGGCCCTCGGTGTGCTGCTGATGGTCATGCTGCGGATGTGGCCCCATCAGCATCCCTGGCTAGCCGCCAAGCTGATCGCCTTGCTTGTCTACATCGGCCTTGGCACGCTGGCGATCAAGCGCGGGCGAAGCCCCGCCGTGCGCGGCGGCGCGGCGATAGCTGCAATGGCTGCCTTCGTCTATATGCTGGGGGCGGCACTGCAAAAGAGCCCGCTCTCCTGGTTGGCGGTCGCCTGA
- a CDS encoding carboxymuconolactone decarboxylase yields MFLRLYCRTPHHTRSDSMSQEQLPSGAGKVAEQYPEVWSAYAELGKACAEAGPLDERTRRLVKLALAVGARSEGAVHSHARRGLEEGESPEALKQVAMLAIPTLGLPAGVASLTWIEDLTEG; encoded by the coding sequence ATGTTCTTGCGGCTATACTGCCGGACACCCCATCACACAAGGAGCGATTCGATGAGCCAAGAGCAACTTCCCTCCGGCGCGGGCAAGGTCGCCGAGCAATACCCCGAGGTGTGGAGCGCCTACGCGGAGTTGGGTAAAGCATGCGCCGAGGCCGGCCCCTTGGATGAGCGAACGCGCCGGCTGGTCAAGCTGGCACTCGCCGTGGGTGCGCGCTCCGAGGGGGCGGTGCACTCCCATGCCCGCCGCGGCCTGGAGGAGGGCGAGTCCCCCGAGGCGCTGAAGCAGGTGGCCATGCTGGCCATTCCGACCCTGGGGCTGCCAGCAGGCGTGGCATCACTGACCTGGATAGAAGACCTCACCGAGGGCTGA
- a CDS encoding MFS transporter, which produces MATVRFKQYSVLTANTFAFTMCFMVWTMFGEIGVPIAEELDLNGTQFGLLTSVPILTGALMRLPLGALTDRIGGRPVFMALMLATVPAIWAVQFATQFWQLILLGAVVGLAGSGFSVGITYTAKWFDRDRQGLAMGIFGAGNAGAAVTKYIAPTVIILLGWQAVPNIYAAIMLITAVLFWFFTFSDPAHRNPDRPSLSEQVAVLRDPKVWKYCQYYSVVFGGYVGVSLWLTRYYMNEYGMGIQLAALIATIFVLPSGVVRAFGGWLSDRFGAHTVTWACMWASLIALFIMSYPETQYAVQAAGGEGTIEFGFGIPIWLFTLALFVVGIAWGIGKASVFKYLSDEFDRNLGLVSGIVGLAGGVGGFLLPIMFGALVDYTGVATSVWMLCFGVTLVSIIWMWWTERRMPIFTRDAYHQPTVVNSKIREV; this is translated from the coding sequence ATGGCAACTGTACGCTTCAAGCAGTACTCGGTTCTCACCGCCAATACCTTCGCCTTCACCATGTGCTTCATGGTGTGGACCATGTTCGGCGAGATCGGCGTACCTATCGCCGAAGAGCTCGACCTCAACGGCACCCAGTTCGGGCTGCTGACATCGGTGCCCATCCTGACTGGCGCACTGATGCGCCTGCCTCTGGGAGCCTTGACTGACCGTATCGGCGGACGGCCGGTATTCATGGCACTGATGCTGGCTACGGTACCGGCCATCTGGGCGGTGCAGTTCGCGACCCAGTTCTGGCAACTGATCCTGCTTGGCGCCGTGGTCGGGTTGGCCGGCAGTGGCTTCTCGGTTGGCATCACCTACACCGCCAAGTGGTTTGATCGCGACCGCCAGGGGCTGGCCATGGGGATCTTCGGCGCTGGCAACGCCGGGGCCGCCGTGACCAAGTACATTGCCCCGACGGTGATCATCTTGCTCGGCTGGCAGGCAGTGCCCAATATCTATGCGGCGATCATGCTCATTACCGCCGTCCTCTTCTGGTTCTTCACCTTTTCCGATCCGGCGCACCGCAACCCCGACCGCCCCTCGCTGAGCGAGCAGGTTGCCGTGCTGCGCGACCCCAAGGTATGGAAGTACTGCCAGTACTACTCGGTGGTGTTCGGTGGCTATGTGGGCGTGTCGCTGTGGCTGACCCGTTACTACATGAACGAGTACGGCATGGGCATCCAGCTGGCGGCGCTGATCGCCACCATCTTCGTGCTGCCTTCCGGGGTGGTACGTGCCTTCGGCGGCTGGCTCTCGGACCGCTTCGGCGCCCACACCGTGACCTGGGCCTGTATGTGGGCCAGCCTGATCGCACTGTTCATCATGTCCTACCCGGAGACCCAGTACGCGGTGCAGGCCGCTGGTGGCGAGGGCACCATCGAGTTCGGCTTTGGCATTCCGATCTGGCTGTTCACGCTGGCGCTGTTCGTGGTGGGCATCGCCTGGGGCATCGGCAAAGCCTCGGTGTTCAAGTACCTGTCTGACGAGTTCGACCGCAATCTTGGCCTGGTCTCCGGCATTGTCGGCCTGGCGGGCGGTGTCGGTGGCTTCCTTCTACCGATCATGTTCGGCGCACTGGTCGACTACACCGGCGTCGCCACATCGGTGTGGATGCTCTGCTTCGGCGTGACCCTGGTATCGATCATCTGGATGTGGTGGACCGAGCGACGCATGCCGATCTTTACTCGCGACGCGTATCACCAACCCACGGTGGTCAATTCCAAGATCCGGGAAGTCTGA
- a CDS encoding MFS transporter — protein sequence MKVADLFKVRSPEIKALHLTWIAFFITFYVWFNMAPLATSMLRDIDWLTQDHIRLFAIANVALTIPARIIVGMALDRFGPRRVFSILMVTMAVPALAFAFGNTMTQLLVARLVLSSIGASFVVGIHMTALWFKPKHIGFAEGFYAGWGNFGSAAAAMTLPTIALVWYGGDEGWRWAIAQSALVMAAYGIYYWFAISDGPDATSHRKTRKALAMEVSTWADMIKLILWTIPLVGCLAILVWRIQDMGFMSTTTAVFAYLAILAVVVYQVVQIIRVNVPILKKGVPDDDKYHFNSVAALNTTYFANFGAELAVISMLPMFFEQTWGLSAAAAGLIAASFAFVNLVARPMGGAVSDRMGNRRFVMLSYMFGIGIGFTLMAMMNASWPLIVAIAITIFTSFFVQGSEGATFGIIPSIKRRITGQISGMAGAYGNVGAVVYLTIFTFVTPTQFFYILATGAFFSWLVCFIWLKEPENAFAEEYHISSVDRMIAEQEQLKAEGRASP from the coding sequence ATGAAAGTCGCCGACCTGTTCAAGGTACGTTCCCCGGAGATCAAGGCCCTGCACCTGACCTGGATCGCCTTCTTCATCACCTTTTACGTCTGGTTCAACATGGCGCCGCTGGCCACAAGCATGCTGCGCGACATTGACTGGCTGACCCAGGACCATATCCGCCTCTTCGCCATCGCCAACGTGGCCCTGACCATTCCGGCACGGATCATCGTCGGCATGGCTCTTGACCGCTTCGGGCCCCGGCGAGTCTTCTCCATCCTGATGGTGACGATGGCGGTGCCCGCCCTGGCCTTCGCATTCGGCAATACCATGACCCAGCTGCTGGTCGCGCGCCTGGTCCTGAGCTCTATCGGCGCCAGCTTCGTGGTCGGTATCCACATGACCGCGCTGTGGTTCAAGCCCAAGCATATCGGTTTCGCCGAGGGCTTCTACGCCGGCTGGGGCAACTTCGGCTCTGCCGCCGCTGCCATGACCCTGCCCACCATCGCCCTCGTCTGGTACGGCGGCGACGAGGGCTGGCGCTGGGCGATCGCGCAAAGCGCCTTGGTGATGGCTGCCTACGGCATCTATTACTGGTTCGCCATCAGCGATGGTCCAGATGCCACTTCACACCGCAAGACCCGCAAGGCGCTGGCCATGGAGGTGAGCACCTGGGCCGACATGATCAAGCTGATCCTGTGGACCATCCCACTGGTGGGCTGCCTGGCCATCCTGGTATGGCGTATCCAGGACATGGGCTTCATGTCCACCACCACCGCCGTCTTCGCCTACCTGGCCATCCTCGCCGTGGTCGTCTACCAGGTGGTACAGATCATCCGCGTCAACGTGCCGATCCTGAAGAAGGGGGTACCGGATGACGACAAGTACCACTTCAATAGCGTGGCGGCACTAAACACCACCTACTTCGCCAACTTCGGCGCCGAACTCGCGGTGATCTCCATGCTGCCGATGTTCTTCGAGCAGACCTGGGGACTGTCCGCCGCCGCCGCAGGCCTGATCGCAGCCTCGTTTGCCTTCGTCAACCTGGTGGCGCGTCCGATGGGAGGGGCCGTTTCGGACCGCATGGGCAATCGCCGCTTCGTGATGCTCAGCTACATGTTCGGCATCGGCATCGGTTTCACCCTGATGGCGATGATGAATGCTAGCTGGCCACTGATCGTGGCGATCGCTATCACCATCTTCACCTCCTTTTTCGTGCAAGGCTCCGAGGGAGCCACCTTCGGCATCATCCCATCGATCAAACGCCGTATCACCGGCCAGATTTCCGGCATGGCCGGGGCCTACGGCAACGTGGGGGCGGTGGTCTATCTGACCATCTTCACCTTCGTCACCCCGACCCAGTTCTTCTATATCTTGGCGACGGGCGCCTTCTTCAGCTGGCTGGTCTGCTTCATCTGGCTCAAGGAGCCAGAGAACGCCTTCGCTGAGGAGTACCACATTTCTTCCGTGGACCGGATGATCGCCGAGCAGGAGCAGCTCAAGGCCGAAGGCAGAGCCTCACCGTAA
- a CDS encoding universal stress protein UspA — protein sequence MKIMLAYDGSRNAKLALAQAVEMFRCNVPTLMLVAVAENPRHSTDANEDLFQEEVEELHAALAEAKTFAENEGFAVQTHMAEGDARKQLLHATRSLQPDLLVIARHSQKPDGGIIAQSLSYFVDELDYMTFGSVSSFLARRVEVPLLIFPSP from the coding sequence ATGAAGATCATGCTCGCCTATGACGGCTCGCGTAACGCCAAGCTCGCCTTGGCCCAGGCCGTGGAGATGTTCCGCTGCAATGTCCCGACGCTGATGCTTGTTGCCGTTGCCGAGAACCCCCGGCACTCCACCGACGCCAATGAGGATCTCTTCCAGGAGGAGGTCGAGGAATTGCACGCAGCCTTGGCAGAAGCGAAGACATTCGCCGAGAACGAAGGCTTCGCCGTGCAGACCCACATGGCGGAGGGTGACGCCCGCAAGCAGCTGCTTCATGCGACTCGCAGTCTCCAGCCCGACCTGCTGGTGATAGCTCGCCACAGCCAGAAGCCCGACGGGGGCATTATCGCGCAATCGCTGAGCTACTTCGTCGATGAGCTCGACTACATGACCTTCGGCAGCGTCAGCTCTTTCCTGGCCAGACGCGTCGAGGTGCCGCTGCTGATCTTCCCGAGCCCATGA
- a CDS encoding antiporter, with the protein MTRKNADIEHWDVENQEFWEREGKRVANRNLWISIPSLLMGFAVWMMWGMITTQMQNLGFPFTTDQLFTLTATAGLAGATLRIPASFMIRIAGGRNTIFLTTALLMIPALGTGIALMNPETPFWIFQAMALLSGIGGGNFACSMSNISSFYPKSQQGYALGMNAGLGNFGVTTMQILVPLVMTVGLFGAIAGAPLALESSSGTLIGRIEAGTDTWIQNAGFVWLLFLIPLAFAGWFGMNNLRPITPNPGTPLQAFGKILGLYGVGILATVLGLMALEWLNMWLALPLTVVLTLVMLRLLPGEDIKPNIQKQFAIFRDKHTWSMTLLYILTFGSFIGFSAALPLSITIIFGSLVEVAADGSVTRVANPDAPSALTWSWIGPFIGALVRPIGGWVSDKLGGSFVTQVITIVMVVAAIAAGYVMMLAYNAADPNPYFWIFMLLFIVLFTASGIGNGSTFRSIGFIFDAQKKGPVLGWTAAVAGYGSFIAPVMIGNQIRAGSPEVAMYGFAAFYAICLVINWWFYLRKNAYVKNP; encoded by the coding sequence ATGACCAGGAAGAATGCCGACATCGAACACTGGGATGTCGAGAACCAGGAGTTCTGGGAAAGGGAGGGCAAACGGGTCGCCAACCGCAACCTGTGGATCTCCATTCCCAGCCTGCTGATGGGGTTCGCTGTCTGGATGATGTGGGGCATGATCACCACCCAGATGCAAAATCTTGGCTTTCCCTTCACCACCGACCAGCTGTTCACTCTGACCGCTACTGCCGGCCTCGCCGGTGCCACTCTGCGCATTCCGGCCTCGTTCATGATCCGTATCGCCGGTGGGCGCAACACGATCTTCCTGACCACCGCACTATTGATGATCCCCGCCCTGGGAACCGGCATCGCCTTGATGAACCCAGAAACGCCCTTCTGGATATTCCAGGCAATGGCCCTGCTCTCCGGAATCGGTGGCGGCAACTTCGCCTGTTCGATGAGCAACATCTCAAGCTTCTATCCGAAGAGCCAGCAGGGCTACGCCCTTGGCATGAATGCAGGCCTCGGCAATTTCGGGGTCACTACCATGCAGATTCTAGTACCGCTGGTGATGACAGTGGGCCTCTTCGGTGCTATTGCCGGCGCCCCCCTGGCGCTTGAGAGTTCAAGCGGCACCCTGATAGGTCGCATAGAAGCAGGCACCGACACCTGGATCCAGAATGCCGGATTCGTATGGCTACTGTTCCTGATCCCACTGGCATTCGCTGGCTGGTTCGGCATGAATAACCTGCGCCCCATTACTCCAAACCCGGGCACTCCCTTGCAGGCTTTTGGAAAGATCCTCGGCCTCTATGGCGTCGGAATACTGGCCACCGTGCTTGGTCTAATGGCACTTGAATGGCTCAACATGTGGCTTGCGCTTCCGCTAACCGTTGTGCTGACGCTCGTCATGCTGCGACTCTTGCCCGGCGAGGATATCAAGCCAAATATTCAGAAGCAGTTCGCCATCTTCAGGGACAAGCATACCTGGTCGATGACCCTGCTCTATATCCTAACCTTCGGATCCTTCATCGGCTTCTCAGCGGCGCTACCGCTCTCTATCACTATCATCTTCGGCAGCTTGGTCGAGGTTGCCGCAGACGGCAGTGTGACTCGCGTCGCCAACCCCGATGCCCCCAGCGCGCTGACCTGGTCCTGGATCGGCCCCTTTATTGGCGCCCTGGTTCGCCCCATCGGCGGCTGGGTCTCGGACAAGCTGGGCGGCTCATTTGTCACACAGGTCATCACCATCGTCATGGTCGTCGCCGCTATCGCAGCCGGTTACGTGATGATGCTGGCCTATAACGCCGCCGACCCCAACCCGTATTTCTGGATATTCATGCTGCTGTTCATCGTCCTGTTTACCGCCAGCGGTATCGGCAATGGCTCCACCTTCCGCAGCATCGGCTTCATCTTCGATGCCCAGAAAAAGGGACCGGTGCTGGGCTGGACGGCTGCAGTAGCGGGCTACGGCTCCTTTATCGCGCCGGTGATGATCGGCAACCAGATTCGGGCGGGATCCCCCGAGGTTGCCATGTACGGATTCGCAGCCTTCTATGCGATTTGCCTGGTGATCAACTGGTGGTTCTACCTGCGCAAGAACGCCTACGTGAAGAACCCATGA
- a CDS encoding two-component system response regulator NarL, which translates to MTAKTPNTPASILIIDDHPLLRRGVSQLLELEDDMTLSGEAGEPEAGIRLALELDPDMVLLDLNMPGMNGIETLKQLRERGFAGRVVMFTVSDQEEDVVDALQAGADGYLLKDMDPEEMIRQLRQASLGRMVISESLTALLAEALRSQRNQPAAPDIHSLTQREREILRELAGGLSNKMIARKLDITEGTVKVHVKHLLKKLNLRSRVEAAVWAVQEGIDR; encoded by the coding sequence ATGACAGCCAAGACCCCCAACACCCCCGCCAGCATCCTGATCATCGACGACCATCCGCTGCTGCGCCGCGGCGTCTCCCAGCTGCTCGAGCTGGAGGATGACATGACGTTGAGCGGAGAGGCCGGCGAGCCCGAAGCAGGCATCCGCCTGGCGTTGGAGCTCGATCCCGATATGGTGCTGCTCGACCTCAACATGCCCGGCATGAACGGCATCGAGACACTCAAGCAGCTCCGCGAGAGGGGCTTCGCCGGCAGGGTCGTGATGTTCACCGTCTCCGACCAGGAGGAGGACGTGGTAGATGCCCTGCAGGCAGGCGCCGACGGCTACCTGCTAAAGGACATGGACCCCGAGGAGATGATTCGCCAGCTACGCCAGGCCTCGCTGGGGCGCATGGTCATCAGCGAGAGCCTCACCGCCCTGCTCGCCGAGGCGCTGCGCAGCCAGCGCAACCAGCCCGCCGCCCCGGATATACACAGCCTGACTCAGCGCGAGCGCGAAATACTGCGCGAGCTGGCTGGCGGCCTTTCCAACAAGATGATCGCCCGTAAGCTGGATATCACCGAAGGCACGGTAAAGGTCCACGTCAAGCATCTACTCAAGAAGCTCAACCTGCGCTCTCGCGTGGAAGCAGCCGTGTGGGCGGTACAGGAAGGCATCGACCGCTAG